tccttctcctcaaAACCTCATGGAGGTGGAGATACCAGTTGTGGGCAACAGACAGTGTAAATGTAGCGGCTATGGACCGACCACCATCACTAACAACATGATCTGTGCAGGATTACTGCAGGGAGGAAAGGACTCCTGTCAGGTGATTATCTTTGCTTATTAGAATCTGGTTTCATCCAGCAGATCATCTCAACTCCTCCAAcatgtttctcattttaaaggGAGACTCAGGAGGTCCGATGGTGAGCAAACAAGCTGGCCGCTGGATTCAGTCAGGAATTGTGAGTTTTGGAGAAGGATGTGCCAAACCAAATTACCCAGGAGTTTATGCCAGAGTCTCCCAGTATGAGAGCTGGATCAAAGCCCAGATCACCACCAACCAGCCGGGCTTCATCACCTACACATCTACCGGATCCAACAGCGACCTGAGCGTCTCCTGCACTGGCGTACCACCCATTGTGTCCCCAACCACCACCACTCCTACTACCACTCCTACTACTACTACTTCTACTACTCCTACCACCACTCCTACTACTACtaaaactactactactacCACTCCTACCACTACTACTTCTACTACTCCTACTACTACTAAAACTACTACCAC
This window of the Poecilia reticulata strain Guanapo unplaced genomic scaffold, Guppy_female_1.0+MT scaffold_2224, whole genome shotgun sequence genome carries:
- the LOC108166109 gene encoding trypsin-1-like, yielding MEVEIPVVGNRQCKCSGYGPTTITNNMICAGLLQGGKDSCQGDSGGPMVSKQAGRWIQSGIVSFGEGCAKPNYPGVYARVSQYESWIKAQITTNQPGFITYTSTGSNSDLSVSCTGVPPIVSPTTTTPTTTPTTTTSTTPTTTPTTTKTTTTTTPTT